The Bordetella sp. FB-8 genome includes a window with the following:
- a CDS encoding FkbM family methyltransferase, which yields MRLPAYSASLKLSWLIDSLADLVLSALRLTGGIVQSVLSRLADILELEKIDFIKCDIEGGEATLFGDDAFFRKFRPKIVIEPHAVNGVITTDKCTEALLRYGYRFESIPQPGIYLPLVACSP from the coding sequence TTGCGCTTGCCCGCATACTCCGCTTCGCTAAAACTCAGTTGGCTCATCGACTCTCTCGCTGATCTGGTCCTATCTGCTTTACGGCTGACCGGGGGAATTGTTCAGAGTGTCCTTAGCAGGCTGGCGGATATCCTCGAACTGGAAAAAATCGATTTCATCAAATGTGATATCGAAGGCGGTGAAGCCACGCTGTTCGGAGATGACGCTTTCTTCAGGAAATTCCGGCCGAAAATAGTCATAGAACCGCACGCCGTTAACGGCGTCATAACTACGGATAAATGCACGGAAGCCTTGCTTCGCTATGGGTATAGGTTTGAAAGCATTCCCCAACCCGGTATTTATCTTCCTCTTGTTGCGTGCTCTCCTTGA